One Actinomycetospora corticicola genomic window, GCCTGCTGCTGCTCAGCCTCGTCGTCGTCCTGGGGATCCTGCACAACACCTCGGTGGTGAAGAACGCGGACCTGGGGCTGCCCCGGTTCGTCCTGGTCGCGCTGCACCGCAACCTCTCCCTGATCACCGTCGTGTTCGTGGCGCTGCACGTGGTGACGGTGCTGGTCACCGACTACGTGCACCTGCGCGTGGTCGACGTGTTCGTGCCCGGCATCGCCGAGTACAACCCGATCGGCGCCGCCTTCGGCACGGTCGCGACCGACCTGATCCTCGCGATCATCCTGACGTCGGTGCTGCGGTCGCGGATCTCGCGGCGGGTGTGGTTCTGGGTGCACTGGTCGTCGTACCTGTGCTGGCCGATCGTCGTGGTGCACGCCGTGCTCAACCTGTCGTTCCGGGGGACGACGTGGTGGACGCTGGTGGTCCCGCTCATCGCGACGCTCGCGATCCTCGGCGCGCTGATCTACCGGCGCCGCGACAAGCGGCGGACCGCCGTGCCGGTCGCCGAGCGCGGGCGCGTGCCGGAGGAGGCGATCCGCGCCGTGACGGGGGAGCTGCCGCTCGCGCGGGCATCCAGGGCCGACCCCGGTGAGGCGGTGACCGAGACGATGGCACCGGTCGAGGCCGCGACCGAGGTGCTCCCCGCCGTCCGGCCGGCCCGACGGGTGGTCCCGTTGGCCCCGAAGCGGCGTCCGTAGCCCCGCGAGGGTCACCTCAGGCAGGCTCCGGGTCGCCCGGGGCTGCCTGGTGTCGACCTCGCGAACGGACCAGCGGGCCACGCGTCCGCGAGGGCCACGTCAGGCAGGTCCCGCAGCGCGCGGAGC contains:
- a CDS encoding ferric reductase-like transmembrane domain-containing protein codes for the protein MLQLWFVSRALGAMGLLLLSLVVVLGILHNTSVVKNADLGLPRFVLVALHRNLSLITVVFVALHVVTVLVTDYVHLRVVDVFVPGIAEYNPIGAAFGTVATDLILAIILTSVLRSRISRRVWFWVHWSSYLCWPIVVVHAVLNLSFRGTTWWTLVVPLIATLAILGALIYRRRDKRRTAVPVAERGRVPEEAIRAVTGELPLARASRADPGEAVTETMAPVEAATEVLPAVRPARRVVPLAPKRRP